The following coding sequences lie in one Rhodohalobacter barkolensis genomic window:
- a CDS encoding sodium-dependent transporter — protein MATSPTENRGTWNSKFGFILAAAGSAVGLGNIWRFPTEAASNGGAAFLIIYIICVALIGLPVMIAELSIGRSTQKNPVGAFRALSNNKFFPLVGFWGVLCGVMILSFYTIIAGWTFSHVFVEIFTFMGMDGAAGLLADFGNGYINAIFAILFMGLTILIIRGGVSEGIERATKLMMPLLVLILVIMTSYVIFQPGATEGLEVYLKPDFSMITGELVLAALGQAFFSLSLGMGALITYGSYLSKKENIVEAASFVTLADVGIAFLAGLLIMPTIFLAQAQGVEIYDGSGNFLAGPALIFQILPELFAQMGGFLGLTLGVSFFFLLSLAALTSTISLLEVPTSYIIDEHGIRRKKAALYVGLSVLVISIIISFNTGLIDVVDYVFSVIGLPLGGLLICIFIGYFWKTKSAVDEMKHGFKDIRDSWFTSLWSIFIKFVCPIIIIIILAQSLFG, from the coding sequence TTGGCTACATCACCTACCGAAAACCGTGGAACATGGAACTCAAAATTTGGATTTATTCTGGCCGCTGCGGGATCGGCCGTTGGATTAGGTAATATCTGGCGGTTCCCAACGGAGGCCGCATCCAATGGAGGCGCCGCATTCCTAATTATTTATATTATCTGTGTTGCACTCATTGGATTGCCTGTAATGATTGCCGAATTATCAATCGGCCGAAGTACTCAAAAGAATCCGGTTGGAGCATTTAGAGCATTAAGTAACAACAAGTTTTTCCCATTGGTAGGTTTTTGGGGCGTACTGTGCGGGGTGATGATTCTAAGTTTTTACACCATAATTGCCGGTTGGACATTCAGTCACGTCTTTGTTGAAATTTTCACCTTCATGGGAATGGATGGCGCAGCCGGTTTACTGGCAGATTTTGGTAACGGTTATATCAATGCCATTTTCGCAATTCTATTTATGGGACTTACCATTTTGATTATTCGTGGCGGTGTAAGTGAAGGCATTGAACGAGCGACTAAACTAATGATGCCGTTACTGGTACTCATCTTAGTCATAATGACTTCTTACGTGATATTCCAGCCCGGCGCTACTGAAGGCCTCGAAGTCTACTTGAAGCCCGACTTTTCAATGATTACCGGAGAGCTGGTCTTAGCTGCTCTCGGTCAGGCTTTCTTCTCTCTCTCGCTCGGAATGGGGGCACTGATAACTTATGGTTCCTATCTCAGTAAAAAAGAGAACATCGTGGAAGCAGCTAGTTTTGTAACCCTGGCTGATGTAGGTATTGCATTTCTTGCAGGTCTTTTAATTATGCCTACCATCTTTCTTGCACAGGCGCAAGGGGTTGAAATTTATGACGGCTCGGGTAACTTTCTTGCGGGTCCTGCACTCATATTCCAGATTTTACCGGAACTGTTTGCTCAGATGGGTGGCTTTTTAGGTTTAACATTAGGTGTCTCTTTCTTCTTTCTTCTCAGTCTTGCTGCGTTGACCTCTACAATATCTCTGCTCGAGGTACCTACCTCCTACATTATTGACGAACATGGCATACGTCGCAAAAAAGCAGCGCTATACGTTGGATTAAGTGTCTTGGTTATCTCCATCATAATTTCGTTTAACACGGGTTTGATTGATGTTGTAGACTATGTATTTAGCGTGATTGGTCTGCCTTTGGGTGGCTTGCTGATTTGTATTTTTATTGGATATTTCTGGAAAACAAAGAGCGCAGTAGATGAGATGAAGCATGGGTTTAAAGACATTCGCGATTCATGGTTTACATCTCTGTGGTCTATATTTATTAAATTTGTTTGCCCAATAATCATCATTATTATTTTGGCTCAATCCTTATTTGGATAA
- the efp gene encoding elongation factor P, whose protein sequence is MGKVSTSDFRPGMNILLDGEIYTIVDFQHVKPGKGGAFVRTKLKGVENEKNIDKTFRSGESVESIRVEKHPYQFLYAEGDMFFFMHQETYEQIPLERKKVENASFITDGQICTLSIDVDNDQVLFAEPPDQIEAEVEDTDPGVRGDTAQGGSKPATISGGAVVQVPLFINKGDLIRVDTRTGEYLERAKSK, encoded by the coding sequence ATGGGAAAAGTAAGTACATCCGATTTCCGTCCCGGAATGAATATTTTGTTGGACGGTGAAATTTACACGATTGTTGATTTTCAGCACGTAAAGCCCGGTAAAGGTGGTGCATTTGTACGTACCAAATTAAAAGGTGTTGAAAACGAAAAGAATATCGATAAAACCTTTCGGTCCGGAGAATCTGTTGAGTCGATCCGGGTTGAAAAACATCCATATCAATTTCTCTATGCTGAGGGAGATATGTTCTTCTTTATGCATCAGGAAACGTATGAACAAATACCACTTGAACGTAAAAAAGTTGAAAACGCCTCATTCATTACAGATGGGCAAATCTGCACGCTGTCTATCGACGTAGATAACGACCAGGTTCTCTTTGCTGAACCACCGGACCAAATTGAAGCAGAAGTTGAGGATACAGATCCCGGTGTTCGTGGAGATACTGCACAGGGCGGCAGTAAACCCGCTACTATTTCCGGTGGCGCCGTGGTTCAGGTTCCACTTTTCATCAATAAAGGTGATCTGATTCGTGTGGATACACGAACCGGAGAATATCTTGAAAGAGCTAAATCAAAATAA
- the accC gene encoding acetyl-CoA carboxylase biotin carboxylase subunit translates to MFKKILIANRGEIALRIIRTCKEMGIKTVAVYSTADQNSLHVKFADEAVCIGPPPGRDSYLKIPSILAAAEITNAEAIHPGYGFLAENAEFSRICQEHDLKFIGPSPEMIEQMGDKATAKATMIKNNVPVVPGSEGIVTSIEEGKKIAKNIGFPVIIKASAGGGGRGMRVVQSEDKFEHAFKTCRNEAESAFNNPAVYIEKFVVNPRHIEIQIMGDQHGNVKHLGERECSLQRRHQKILEEAPSPVMTPEVREKMGQAAVNAGKAIDYEGAGTVEFIVDKDLNFYFMEMNTRIQVEHPVTEEITWCDLVEQQIRVAAGEEIEMKPLKMRGHAIECRINAEDPEHNFRPTAGEITSFNVPGGHSVRVDTHAYAGYRIPPNYDSMIAKLIVSAPTRPEAIKRMKRALQEFVVEGVKTTIPYHLQLMDDPNFQSGDFNTQYLEQHFKFKP, encoded by the coding sequence ATGTTTAAAAAGATTTTAATAGCCAATCGTGGCGAAATTGCACTTCGTATTATTCGAACCTGTAAAGAGATGGGAATTAAAACCGTTGCTGTCTACTCTACTGCAGATCAGAATAGTCTGCACGTAAAGTTCGCAGACGAAGCGGTTTGCATAGGCCCGCCTCCCGGGCGCGACAGCTACCTCAAAATTCCAAGTATCCTTGCTGCAGCCGAGATTACCAACGCAGAAGCAATTCATCCCGGTTATGGATTTTTAGCCGAAAATGCCGAGTTCAGTCGTATTTGCCAGGAGCACGATCTTAAATTTATTGGTCCTTCTCCCGAAATGATTGAACAGATGGGCGATAAAGCAACCGCTAAAGCAACAATGATTAAAAACAATGTTCCTGTTGTTCCCGGATCAGAAGGCATTGTTACCTCGATTGAAGAAGGGAAAAAGATTGCCAAGAATATCGGGTTCCCGGTTATTATTAAAGCGAGTGCCGGAGGCGGCGGCCGCGGAATGCGGGTGGTTCAAAGCGAAGATAAGTTTGAACATGCTTTTAAAACATGCCGGAATGAAGCGGAATCTGCTTTCAACAATCCCGCTGTCTATATCGAGAAATTTGTAGTAAACCCACGCCATATTGAAATTCAGATTATGGGTGATCAGCACGGCAATGTAAAGCATCTCGGAGAACGGGAGTGTTCACTACAGCGACGCCATCAGAAAATTCTGGAAGAGGCCCCCTCTCCTGTTATGACACCTGAAGTTCGTGAGAAGATGGGTCAGGCAGCTGTAAATGCAGGTAAAGCTATCGACTATGAAGGAGCCGGAACCGTTGAGTTTATTGTCGACAAAGACCTCAACTTCTATTTCATGGAGATGAATACCCGGATCCAGGTCGAACACCCGGTGACGGAAGAAATTACTTGGTGTGATTTGGTTGAGCAACAGATACGTGTAGCTGCTGGAGAAGAAATTGAGATGAAACCGCTGAAAATGCGTGGACACGCCATTGAGTGCCGTATCAACGCAGAAGATCCGGAACACAATTTTCGTCCAACTGCCGGTGAGATTACATCATTCAACGTTCCCGGCGGACACAGTGTACGGGTTGATACTCACGCGTATGCAGGATATAGAATTCCACCCAACTACGATTCAATGATCGCAAAATTGATTGTGAGTGCCCCAACACGTCCTGAAGCCATCAAACGTATGAAGCGCGCACTACAGGAGTTTGTTGTTGAAGGTGTAAAAACTACGATACCATATCACCTGCAGTTGATGGATGATCCAAACTTTCAATCCGGGGATTTCAATACTCAATATTTGGAGCAACATTTTAAATTCAAACCATAA
- a CDS encoding alpha-amylase family glycosyl hydrolase, whose protein sequence is MKRTRFESKPGVVFSDNATHFCIYCPHASAMNCVLFDQYDDEKGLDHSMQIDADGYWHIAIQGDQSGRWYAYRAEFDDDEAKPDSPYIDNLFADPYSKHVTVRNTYRQEARSYIFKDDFDWEGDSHCFPDDPRDLIIYETHLKDLTAHPSSKAKGTGFYQKFIDREQTGGVNHLKRLGVNCVEFLPLHKFPPVEPPFEQSTPEGFQNSWNPYSANYWGYMTSFFFAPESSFASDYSNRFSGKTTAAVSEFKEVVKQLHKENISVIMDVVFNHTSLFDMNPLTHLCPDEYLRSDEEGNLLNRSGTGNEYRSENPIARQLIVDSILYWIEEYHIDGFRFDLAALLDRKSWDVIRSAVHEKYPHAVLIAEPWGGYYSPHHFSSHDWASWNDRIRNSIKGSEPMHDKGFIFSEWQHETRRERLENIFKGTLNHGEGGLYNTSAHSVNYLESHDGYTLGDFIRIGLNPELQDQVIENRSEHVKLNHDELRVAKLAALSLFTTQGITMIHTGQEFARSKIIAKTPCPDKDVGKMDHNSYQKDNETNWINFEEIGLNSSLLNYYRGLIQIRKNSPALRKCSPHEISFQHYGNPLVITFYISGHDSGDINDYYVILNGTGIEQIDCKLPEGTWEVIVNKDIASLQSFNMVSKTVKIEPRSGMLLRKLRH, encoded by the coding sequence ATGAAAAGAACCAGGTTCGAATCCAAACCGGGTGTTGTCTTTTCAGACAATGCTACACACTTTTGTATTTACTGCCCCCACGCATCAGCGATGAATTGTGTCCTTTTTGATCAGTATGATGATGAAAAAGGGTTAGATCACTCAATGCAGATTGATGCTGACGGATATTGGCATATTGCCATTCAGGGAGACCAGTCGGGCAGGTGGTACGCATACCGTGCAGAATTTGATGACGATGAGGCGAAGCCCGATTCACCCTACATCGACAACTTGTTTGCGGATCCTTACAGCAAACATGTAACCGTTCGCAATACCTATCGGCAAGAGGCCAGAAGCTATATTTTTAAGGATGACTTTGACTGGGAAGGCGATTCTCACTGTTTCCCGGACGATCCGAGAGACCTGATCATTTATGAAACGCATCTCAAAGATTTAACGGCACATCCCAGTAGCAAGGCAAAAGGAACCGGATTTTATCAAAAGTTTATCGATCGTGAACAAACCGGAGGAGTAAACCATCTAAAACGATTAGGCGTAAATTGTGTTGAATTTTTGCCACTTCACAAATTTCCGCCGGTTGAACCCCCGTTCGAACAGTCTACTCCCGAAGGATTTCAAAACAGCTGGAATCCCTACTCTGCAAACTATTGGGGGTACATGACCTCTTTCTTTTTTGCACCTGAAAGCTCTTTTGCTTCCGACTATTCCAATCGCTTCTCGGGCAAAACCACTGCAGCCGTTTCAGAATTCAAAGAAGTTGTAAAGCAGCTCCACAAAGAGAATATTTCAGTAATAATGGATGTGGTATTTAACCATACCTCTTTATTTGATATGAATCCCCTTACTCACCTCTGCCCTGATGAGTATTTGCGATCAGACGAGGAGGGAAATCTCTTAAACAGAAGCGGAACCGGGAATGAGTACAGATCAGAAAACCCTATAGCACGGCAACTCATCGTCGACTCTATTCTCTATTGGATCGAAGAGTATCACATCGATGGGTTCAGGTTTGATCTGGCTGCACTTTTAGATCGCAAATCGTGGGATGTGATACGCTCGGCAGTACATGAAAAATATCCACATGCGGTTCTAATTGCCGAACCCTGGGGCGGTTACTACTCGCCGCACCATTTTTCGAGTCACGACTGGGCCTCATGGAATGACAGGATCCGAAACAGCATCAAGGGGTCTGAGCCTATGCATGATAAGGGATTCATTTTCTCTGAATGGCAGCACGAAACCAGACGCGAACGACTGGAAAACATCTTCAAGGGAACGCTAAATCATGGTGAAGGTGGCTTATACAACACGTCTGCTCACAGCGTAAATTACCTGGAAAGTCACGACGGATATACGCTTGGCGATTTTATTCGAATCGGTTTAAATCCGGAACTGCAGGATCAGGTTATCGAAAATCGATCTGAGCATGTAAAGCTAAATCACGACGAACTTCGAGTAGCCAAATTAGCTGCCCTGTCGCTCTTTACCACACAGGGAATAACCATGATTCATACCGGGCAGGAATTTGCCCGATCCAAAATCATTGCCAAAACTCCATGTCCTGATAAAGATGTTGGAAAGATGGATCACAATAGTTATCAAAAGGATAACGAAACCAACTGGATCAATTTTGAAGAGATTGGATTGAACTCTTCACTGTTAAATTACTACCGCGGTCTGATACAGATTCGTAAGAATTCACCCGCACTTCGAAAGTGCAGCCCGCATGAAATCAGTTTTCAACATTATGGTAATCCACTGGTCATCACTTTTTACATCAGCGGCCATGATAGCGGTGATATAAATGATTATTATGTCATTTTGAATGGAACCGGCATTGAGCAAATCGATTGCAAACTACCCGAAGGAACCTGGGAAGTAATTGTAAATAAAGATATTGCGTCACTTCAATCATTCAATATGGTAAGCAAAACCGTAAAAATTGAACCCCGAAGCGGAATGTTGCTTAGAAAGTTGCGACATTGA
- the gcvH gene encoding glycine cleavage system protein GcvH, producing the protein MNTPNDLKYTKEHEWVRDNGDGTVTIGITDFAQGELGDIVFVELEPEGSEFDQDEVLGTVEAVKTVSELFSPVSGEVTEINEALEDDPELVNSDPYGDGWMVKLKLSDASELDDLLSADDYKQLID; encoded by the coding sequence ATGAACACTCCTAATGATCTAAAATACACGAAGGAACACGAGTGGGTACGTGATAACGGTGACGGAACCGTAACGATTGGAATTACTGATTTTGCACAGGGTGAGCTCGGTGACATTGTCTTTGTTGAATTGGAACCGGAAGGTTCTGAGTTTGATCAGGATGAAGTTCTGGGTACCGTAGAGGCTGTTAAAACTGTTTCAGAGCTTTTTTCTCCCGTTTCAGGTGAAGTAACAGAGATTAATGAAGCACTTGAAGATGATCCTGAACTTGTTAACAGCGATCCCTATGGTGACGGATGGATGGTAAAGTTAAAACTATCTGATGCCTCTGAACTGGATGATCTCCTTTCAGCTGACGACTACAAACAATTGATAGACTAA
- a CDS encoding ABC transporter substrate-binding protein encodes MKKFLLFLAILFLQFELTSAQSFRDGVQLYESEQYEEAIEIFSELDTEEALLFIGKSYLALGNYPLSVDYLNRAQESNRASISQEAQYTKAVIHFRTKNFSESLNTLGQLIESDNRTGIQVDARRFYNQIIRYLDIRERFVAMQNAERPSLRLDIAQNSKRQLDPPLFRSLVNELIRLEPNSTLHGELLETLEMDQENSDSTFQYPSPPEGTVYHIGVVLPTFDEDDPDFTIPRNLYYGIMLAADEFNSRNNDKKVELIFKNSAENADTTAMAVTELTWAHHADAVIGPLFSEPAKQMARLSEEYQIPMLAPLANSDELSLDYNYTFQINPTFEVHGINMARYAVQELGLDTLAVITEAESLGRQSALAFRKEAERLGAYISYFFEDDFASIGYDMSEYTEVFTPDEALIDSLGLVPTEAIFAPFTGQASSTMASLLMNDLEAMGSRQIILGSEEWQDADLSAYQERTFEIYHTRASGSAADSSTVAYFEEDFETRFGTAPDRFASIGYDTATFLFQSLETAGNPSYLGRVLRSKQPYNGLALKIHFDGNRINQMLYIRPLTPRAEERFNGNENADN; translated from the coding sequence ATGAAAAAATTTCTACTCTTTCTGGCCATTCTTTTTCTACAATTTGAACTTACTTCGGCACAATCTTTTCGAGATGGTGTACAACTTTATGAAAGTGAACAGTACGAAGAAGCGATAGAGATATTCAGTGAGTTGGATACAGAAGAAGCACTTCTTTTTATTGGCAAGAGCTATCTTGCTTTGGGGAATTACCCACTTTCAGTTGATTATCTAAACCGGGCGCAGGAAAGTAACCGGGCTTCTATCAGTCAGGAAGCGCAATACACCAAAGCTGTAATTCATTTTCGAACAAAGAATTTTTCTGAAAGCCTCAATACATTAGGGCAACTGATTGAAAGTGATAATCGAACCGGTATCCAGGTTGATGCAAGGAGATTTTATAATCAAATCATTCGATATTTAGATATAAGGGAGCGTTTTGTAGCAATGCAGAATGCTGAAAGGCCCTCTCTTCGTTTAGATATAGCCCAAAATTCTAAAAGACAGTTAGATCCTCCCCTGTTTCGTTCTCTGGTGAATGAGCTTATACGGCTTGAACCCAATTCCACACTGCATGGAGAACTTCTTGAAACCTTAGAGATGGATCAAGAAAATTCAGACTCTACATTTCAGTATCCAAGTCCTCCGGAAGGCACAGTTTATCACATAGGCGTTGTACTGCCAACATTTGATGAAGATGATCCCGATTTTACCATTCCTAGAAATCTCTATTATGGAATAATGCTGGCTGCAGATGAATTCAACAGTCGCAATAACGATAAAAAAGTAGAGCTTATCTTTAAGAATTCTGCAGAAAATGCAGACACCACAGCAATGGCTGTTACTGAGCTTACCTGGGCTCATCATGCAGATGCCGTAATTGGCCCCCTCTTTTCTGAACCGGCCAAACAGATGGCCCGGCTGTCAGAAGAGTACCAAATTCCGATGTTAGCACCACTGGCAAATTCAGATGAACTCAGTCTGGATTATAACTATACCTTTCAAATCAATCCCACTTTTGAAGTTCACGGTATAAATATGGCCCGATATGCCGTTCAGGAGCTTGGACTTGACACATTAGCCGTTATCACTGAAGCCGAGTCTTTAGGCCGTCAGTCAGCACTTGCATTCCGAAAGGAAGCCGAACGACTTGGAGCATATATCTCCTACTTCTTTGAAGATGATTTTGCATCCATCGGCTACGATATGAGTGAGTACACCGAAGTATTTACTCCCGACGAGGCATTGATCGACTCATTAGGACTTGTGCCTACAGAAGCAATTTTCGCCCCATTTACAGGACAAGCTTCATCAACTATGGCCAGTCTTTTAATGAATGACCTTGAAGCCATGGGGAGTCGACAAATAATTCTGGGATCAGAAGAGTGGCAAGATGCTGACCTTTCCGCTTATCAGGAACGAACTTTTGAAATTTATCACACCCGTGCAAGTGGATCTGCAGCCGATTCATCAACAGTTGCCTACTTTGAAGAGGATTTTGAAACTCGGTTTGGCACAGCGCCGGACAGATTTGCAAGTATTGGATATGATACGGCAACTTTCCTTTTTCAAAGCCTCGAAACAGCAGGTAATCCCAGCTATTTAGGTCGTGTATTAAGAAGTAAACAGCCCTACAACGGGTTGGCGCTTAAAATCCATTTTGATGGAAACCGTATAAATCAAATGCTATATATCCGACCTTTAACGCCACGTGCTGAAGAGAGATTCAATGGCAATGAAAATGCTGATAACTGA
- the mltG gene encoding endolytic transglycosylase MltG has product MNPFSKKELLSLFILFILVLLITAGWRNYRLYQPSAIQSDIPIEIYLNDRTGLDDLALMMDNLGVNLDSDELKWAGRVLGWRNFRTGLYRVDGAHSYEEFLSNMAKGIQDPASVTVLSGSDPERLALTLGVQLKADSEQFLELFSDSSQIAEEYGLTGDELFSRMLPNTYQIYWTAAPENAVRRIYSEFESMISNRYQDEIGESRYSISEIVTLASIVEMEAKVADEKPRIAGLYLNRLNRNMRLQADPTVIYALGERRRLLFEDYRIDHPYNTYINAGLPPGPITNPDEASIRSVIQPEEHDFLFMVAAPDGSHRFTRTFEEHQQASAEWRRWIREQYRLRDERERLESQNRE; this is encoded by the coding sequence ATGAATCCTTTTAGTAAGAAAGAGCTTCTGTCTCTTTTTATCCTATTTATCCTTGTATTGTTGATTACAGCCGGATGGCGAAACTACCGGTTGTACCAACCTTCTGCAATACAGTCTGATATCCCTATAGAAATCTATCTGAACGACCGGACCGGGTTGGATGATCTGGCTTTGATGATGGATAATCTGGGTGTAAATTTAGATAGTGATGAGCTGAAGTGGGCCGGCAGGGTATTAGGCTGGAGAAATTTTAGAACCGGTCTCTACAGGGTTGATGGAGCGCATTCATATGAAGAGTTCTTGTCGAATATGGCCAAAGGTATTCAGGATCCGGCATCAGTGACCGTACTATCCGGAAGTGATCCCGAGAGATTAGCCTTAACACTTGGAGTACAGTTAAAGGCAGATTCTGAACAATTTTTGGAGCTGTTTTCAGATAGTTCACAGATTGCAGAAGAATATGGATTAACCGGTGATGAGCTGTTTTCTAGAATGTTGCCGAATACCTATCAGATTTACTGGACAGCAGCGCCTGAAAATGCGGTTAGGAGGATTTATAGTGAATTTGAAAGTATGATATCAAACAGATATCAGGATGAAATCGGGGAAAGCAGATACTCGATCAGTGAAATTGTAACTCTTGCTTCTATTGTAGAGATGGAGGCCAAGGTCGCTGATGAGAAACCCAGAATTGCAGGACTCTATCTGAATCGACTCAATAGAAATATGCGACTTCAGGCCGATCCCACTGTGATTTATGCCTTGGGTGAACGAAGGCGCTTGTTATTTGAAGATTATCGGATTGATCACCCGTACAATACATACATCAATGCGGGATTACCGCCTGGTCCCATTACCAATCCTGATGAAGCTTCAATAAGATCCGTTATTCAGCCGGAGGAACATGATTTTCTCTTTATGGTTGCTGCTCCGGACGGTTCACACCGTTTTACGCGTACATTTGAAGAGCATCAGCAGGCTAGTGCAGAGTGGAGGAGATGGATTAGAGAACAGTATCGATTACGTGATGAGCGCGAACGGCTGGAGTCTCAAAACAGAGAATAG
- the accB gene encoding acetyl-CoA carboxylase biotin carboxyl carrier protein produces MDLKLVKNLLDLISKTELNEVSIEEGDFKLKVKKQSDAPAQAAPMQFQMPAQQAPAQPAQPAAAAAPADTGSAEKKESQPDGETVKSPIVGTFYESPSPDSDPFVKVGDTVQKGDTLCIVEAMKIMNEIEAEFSGTVQKLLVEDGQPVEYDQPLFIIKKA; encoded by the coding sequence ATGGACTTAAAATTAGTAAAAAACCTGCTTGACCTCATCTCAAAAACTGAACTTAACGAAGTTTCAATTGAAGAGGGAGATTTTAAACTGAAGGTTAAAAAACAATCAGACGCTCCGGCACAGGCTGCTCCGATGCAGTTTCAGATGCCGGCTCAACAGGCACCTGCACAACCTGCTCAACCGGCAGCCGCAGCAGCTCCTGCAGATACTGGCTCAGCCGAGAAAAAAGAGTCTCAGCCTGACGGAGAAACCGTAAAATCTCCGATCGTCGGTACCTTTTATGAATCTCCCTCCCCCGATTCTGATCCATTCGTGAAAGTTGGAGACACGGTTCAAAAAGGCGATACCCTCTGTATTGTAGAAGCCATGAAAATAATGAATGAGATTGAAGCTGAATTCTCAGGTACTGTTCAAAAACTACTTGTAGAAGATGGTCAGCCAGTTGAGTACGACCAACCTCTGTTCATTATCAAAAAAGCTTAA
- the guaA gene encoding glutamine-hydrolyzing GMP synthase produces the protein MHTHHDEWILILDFGSQYTQLIARRLRELNVYCEIHPFNAPKKDFEEHPPKGIILSGGPKSVYDEDAPVLNLNYFDFDVPVLGVCYGLQSLAHAISPDSVEKAEKREFGRAELLIDDHSDLFRGIDDGSIVWMSHGDHIKKLPDTYEVIAHTKNAPVAAVKHKNKPIFGVQFHPEVVHTEDGAAILKNFIINIAGCTGDWTAASFIETEIKAIREKVGKDKVICGLSGGVDSTVVATLIHEAIGDQLLCIFVDNGLLRKNEYENVLQTYKDHLHLPVKGIDASDLFLDNLKGVSDPEEKRKIIGNTFIDVFDKAIENEKEYKYLAQGTLYPDVIESVSFKGPSATIKSHHNVGGLPEKMNLDLIEPVSELFKDEVRNVGRELGIPEKFIGRHPFPGPGMGIRVLGELTREKLNLLREADDIFIQSLWDHELYHEVWQALAVLLPVQSVGVMGDERTYEYAVALRAVTSLDGMTADWAHLPYEFLAEVSNRIINEVRGVNRVVYDVSSKPPATIEWE, from the coding sequence ATGCATACTCATCACGATGAGTGGATCCTCATCCTTGATTTTGGTTCACAGTATACTCAGCTAATTGCAAGACGATTACGTGAACTTAATGTCTACTGTGAAATACACCCTTTCAACGCTCCCAAAAAGGACTTTGAAGAGCACCCTCCCAAAGGTATCATACTCTCCGGAGGCCCAAAAAGTGTCTACGATGAGGATGCACCGGTACTAAATCTAAACTATTTCGATTTTGATGTACCGGTTCTGGGAGTTTGCTATGGATTGCAATCGCTGGCCCATGCCATTTCTCCCGATAGTGTTGAAAAAGCTGAAAAACGTGAATTTGGGCGGGCGGAACTTCTGATTGATGACCATTCAGATCTTTTCAGAGGTATTGATGATGGTTCTATAGTTTGGATGAGTCATGGCGATCACATCAAAAAACTTCCCGATACCTATGAAGTTATTGCACACACTAAAAATGCTCCTGTAGCCGCGGTTAAGCATAAAAATAAGCCCATTTTTGGTGTTCAATTTCACCCGGAAGTAGTTCATACGGAAGACGGAGCCGCCATACTGAAAAATTTCATAATCAATATTGCGGGATGTACCGGTGACTGGACTGCGGCATCATTTATTGAAACTGAAATCAAAGCTATCCGAGAAAAAGTTGGCAAAGACAAAGTTATCTGCGGTCTGTCCGGTGGAGTTGACTCTACAGTTGTTGCCACCTTGATTCACGAAGCCATTGGCGACCAGCTGCTCTGTATTTTTGTTGATAATGGGCTGTTGAGAAAAAATGAGTACGAAAATGTACTGCAAACCTATAAAGATCATCTCCATCTGCCCGTAAAGGGTATCGATGCTTCAGATCTATTTCTGGATAACCTGAAAGGGGTATCTGATCCTGAAGAAAAGAGAAAAATTATAGGAAATACGTTCATTGACGTTTTCGATAAAGCCATTGAGAACGAAAAGGAGTATAAGTATTTGGCACAGGGCACCCTCTACCCTGATGTTATTGAAAGTGTGTCCTTTAAAGGTCCGTCAGCAACTATTAAATCTCACCATAATGTTGGCGGTTTACCGGAAAAAATGAATCTCGACCTGATTGAACCGGTTAGTGAACTGTTCAAAGATGAAGTCCGAAATGTGGGTCGAGAATTGGGAATTCCCGAGAAATTTATAGGTCGACACCCTTTCCCGGGACCCGGAATGGGAATTCGTGTATTGGGTGAACTCACAAGGGAAAAATTGAACCTTCTTCGGGAAGCCGACGATATTTTTATTCAATCTCTGTGGGATCATGAACTCTATCATGAAGTATGGCAGGCTCTGGCTGTACTTCTGCCTGTACAGTCAGTTGGTGTTATGGGCGATGAAAGAACCTACGAATATGCAGTAGCTTTGCGGGCTGTAACCAGCCTTGATGGCATGACTGCCGACTGGGCACACCTCCCCTATGAATTTCTTGCAGAAGTAAGCAACCGTATTATCAATGAGGTAAGAGGAGTTAATCGTGTGGTCTACGACGTTAGTTCAAAACCTCCTGCCACAATTGAATGGGAATAG